Proteins from a single region of Salipiger sp. H15:
- a CDS encoding ATP-binding protein, protein MRAEARDLIAAMPLPALLIRWDERIDAANAEAAALLGDGLEERHFITVLRQPALLDAIEGTLRDGAARKTRYLTSDGRQDTTFDVACRAVALDRGPGVLLTFADVTQMEQAGQMRRDFVANVSHELRTPLTALMGFIETLRGPAREDAAARDRFLEIMGGEAERMERLVGDLLSLSRLEAEERVRPTELVNLPELLRSVLNGLAPVADEAGVTLIPELPETALEVAGDSDQLRQVVVNLVMNAVKYSGRGATVTLRLSAPAYQPRLRAEGVEIEVADTGPGFDPLHIPRLTERFYRVDSHRSREMGGTGLGLAIVKHIVNRHRGRLRIESTPGKGSTFRVILPLRAWPARGEEA, encoded by the coding sequence ATGAGGGCCGAAGCGCGCGATCTCATCGCCGCGATGCCGCTGCCGGCGCTGCTGATCCGCTGGGACGAACGGATCGACGCCGCCAATGCCGAGGCGGCGGCGCTGCTCGGCGACGGGCTCGAGGAGCGGCATTTCATCACCGTGCTGCGCCAGCCGGCGCTGCTCGACGCGATCGAGGGCACGCTGCGCGACGGCGCGGCGCGCAAGACGCGCTACCTGACCTCGGACGGGCGGCAGGACACCACCTTCGACGTGGCCTGCCGCGCGGTGGCGCTCGACCGCGGGCCGGGGGTGCTGCTGACCTTCGCGGACGTGACGCAGATGGAGCAGGCGGGGCAGATGCGCCGCGACTTCGTCGCCAACGTCAGCCACGAACTGCGCACGCCGCTCACCGCGCTCATGGGCTTCATCGAGACGCTGCGCGGCCCGGCGCGCGAGGACGCGGCGGCGCGCGACCGGTTCCTCGAGATCATGGGCGGCGAGGCCGAGCGCATGGAGCGCCTTGTCGGTGACCTGCTGTCGCTGAGCCGGCTCGAGGCCGAGGAGCGCGTGCGCCCGACCGAGCTGGTGAACCTGCCAGAGCTGCTGCGTTCGGTGCTGAACGGGCTCGCGCCGGTGGCGGACGAGGCGGGCGTGACGCTCATCCCCGAACTGCCCGAGACGGCGCTCGAGGTGGCGGGGGATTCGGACCAGCTGCGGCAGGTGGTGGTGAACCTCGTGATGAACGCGGTGAAATACTCGGGCCGCGGCGCGACGGTGACTTTGCGCCTCAGCGCGCCCGCCTACCAGCCGCGGCTGCGCGCCGAGGGGGTCGAGATCGAGGTGGCCGACACCGGCCCCGGCTTCGATCCGCTGCACATCCCGCGCCTGACCGAACGCTTCTACCGTGTCGACAGCCACCGCTCTCGCGAGATGGGGGGCACCGGGCTGGGGCTGGCGATCGTCAAGCACATCGTCAACCGCCACCGCGGGCGGCTCAGGATCGAGAGCACGCCGGGCAAGGGCAGCACCTTCCGGGTGATCCTGCCGCTGCGCGCCTGGCCGGCGCGGGGCGAGGAGGCCTAG
- a CDS encoding aminotransferase class I/II-fold pyridoxal phosphate-dependent enzyme yields the protein MDTRKTLIRPVPVPSSVSSALVTPIMPAVVYASDSPDALDDQYNGVTSGYTYAREGHPNADVLAQRIDALEGMSGGMVMGSGMASVAAVLLGLLRAGDHVLGADQLYGRSLRMMSDDLPRMGIASSFADPTNVEAFAAGFRPETKLVLIELVSNPTLRIADLDGIAALCREKGVLLAVDNTFTTPAAIRPVERGADIVIHSVTKLLAGHADVTLGWVAAKDPEVTQRIRVFAVTAGLTASPFDCWLAERGLMTFPLRFRQSQETAQRLSELLTGKPGVARVLYPGRADHPDAARAQSVLRGNPGNMLSFELEGGRAAANAFAEAAKGIAFAPTLGDVGTTLSHPASSSHRALTPEGRAALGISEGFFRVSVGLEDPEALLEVFADGLRAAEALR from the coding sequence ATGGACACCCGAAAGACCCTCATCCGCCCGGTTCCCGTTCCCAGCTCGGTCTCGTCGGCGCTCGTCACGCCGATCATGCCGGCGGTGGTCTACGCCTCGGACAGCCCGGATGCGCTCGACGACCAGTACAACGGCGTCACCTCCGGCTACACCTATGCGCGCGAGGGGCATCCCAACGCCGACGTGCTGGCGCAGCGCATCGACGCGCTCGAGGGGATGAGCGGCGGCATGGTCATGGGCTCGGGCATGGCCTCGGTCGCCGCCGTGCTGCTGGGGCTGCTGCGGGCCGGGGACCACGTGCTGGGCGCGGACCAGCTTTACGGCCGCTCGCTGCGGATGATGTCCGACGACCTGCCGCGCATGGGCATCGCGAGCTCCTTCGCCGATCCCACCAATGTCGAGGCCTTCGCCGCCGGCTTCCGCCCCGAGACGAAGCTGGTGCTGATCGAGCTGGTGTCCAACCCGACGCTGCGCATCGCCGATCTCGACGGCATCGCCGCGCTCTGCCGCGAGAAGGGCGTGCTGCTGGCGGTGGACAACACCTTCACCACGCCCGCCGCGATCCGGCCGGTCGAGCGCGGCGCCGACATCGTGATCCACTCGGTCACCAAGCTGCTCGCCGGCCATGCCGACGTGACGCTGGGCTGGGTCGCCGCCAAGGATCCCGAGGTCACCCAGCGCATCCGCGTCTTTGCCGTGACCGCGGGGCTGACTGCGAGCCCCTTCGACTGCTGGCTGGCCGAGCGCGGGCTGATGACCTTCCCGCTGCGCTTCCGCCAGAGCCAGGAGACCGCGCAGCGCCTGTCGGAGCTCCTGACCGGCAAGCCCGGCGTCGCGCGCGTGCTCTACCCGGGCCGTGCCGACCACCCCGACGCCGCGCGCGCGCAATCGGTGCTGCGCGGCAACCCCGGCAACATGCTGAGCTTCGAGCTCGAGGGCGGGCGGGCCGCGGCCAATGCCTTTGCCGAGGCCGCCAAGGGCATCGCCTTTGCCCCGACGCTGGGCGATGTCGGTACCACGCTCTCGCACCCGGCCTCGTCCTCGCACCGCGCGCTGACCCCCGAGGGGCGGGCGGCGCTGGGGATCTCCGAAGGCTTCTTCCGCGTCTCGGTCGGGCTCGAGGATCCTGAGGCGCTGCTCGAGGTCTTCGCGGACGGTCTGCGGGCCGCGGAAGCGCTGCGATGA